One window of Novosphingobium sp. P6W genomic DNA carries:
- a CDS encoding HIT family protein produces MHATIEKFGWPATLVAQFDHWVVLARPSQPTLGSLVLAAKSDATAFGDLPAEAHAELKIATAAIEAALGEAVGYAKINYLMLMMADPQVHFHVIPRYEGAREWKGREFVDCGWPKVPDLGHAVTLEGEALDALTAWLKGYFAA; encoded by the coding sequence ATGCACGCAACGATCGAGAAGTTCGGCTGGCCCGCGACCCTGGTGGCGCAGTTCGATCACTGGGTCGTTCTGGCAAGGCCGTCGCAGCCCACGCTCGGCTCGCTGGTGCTGGCCGCGAAAAGCGATGCGACCGCTTTCGGCGACCTGCCGGCCGAGGCCCACGCGGAGCTGAAGATCGCCACCGCCGCTATCGAGGCCGCGCTGGGCGAGGCGGTGGGCTATGCGAAAATCAACTATCTGATGCTGATGATGGCTGACCCGCAGGTCCATTTCCACGTCATCCCGCGCTATGAAGGCGCGCGCGAGTGGAAGGGCCGCGAATTCGTCGACTGCGGCTGGCCCAAGGTGCCCGACCTTGGCCATGCCGTAACGCTGGAGGGCGAGGCCCTCGATGCGCTGACGGCATGGCTCAAAGGGTATTTCGCGGCCTAG
- a CDS encoding DMT family transporter — protein sequence MSVDTSAQSMLRPAVALPFLLVALIWGSTWWVITGQIGHVPASWSVTWRFALATPAMFIVAAAMGRSLRIGKGGHWLAFLVGVTQFCGNYNFVYRAEMYLTSGIVAVMIALLLVPNTVLARIMLKQPILPRFAVGSAIAIAGIALLLLHEAHEAPLGDKVLLGVVFALIAMMCASVSNVIQANEVGQRLPMVSLLAWAMLYGTLCDAALAFAIAGPPVLPTDGGYWLGTAYLALFGSVVTFPLYYTLIRQLGAGRAAYNGVAVVVIAMLFSTALEGYRWSLLAGAGAVLAMAGLVVALSARKPST from the coding sequence ATGAGCGTGGACACTTCGGCGCAGTCCATGCTGCGGCCGGCAGTGGCGCTGCCGTTCCTGCTTGTCGCGCTGATATGGGGGTCGACCTGGTGGGTGATCACCGGCCAGATCGGCCATGTTCCGGCCAGCTGGTCGGTGACCTGGCGCTTTGCCCTGGCGACCCCGGCGATGTTCATCGTCGCCGCCGCGATGGGCCGTAGCCTGCGCATCGGGAAAGGGGGCCACTGGCTGGCCTTCCTCGTCGGCGTGACGCAGTTCTGCGGCAACTACAACTTCGTCTACCGCGCCGAGATGTACCTGACCTCGGGCATCGTCGCGGTCATGATCGCGCTGCTGCTGGTGCCCAATACGGTGCTGGCGCGGATTATGCTGAAGCAGCCGATCCTGCCCCGCTTTGCCGTGGGCAGCGCCATCGCCATCGCCGGCATCGCCCTGCTGCTGCTTCACGAGGCGCATGAGGCGCCGTTGGGCGACAAGGTCCTGCTGGGCGTGGTCTTCGCGCTGATCGCGATGATGTGCGCCTCGGTATCGAACGTGATCCAGGCCAACGAGGTCGGCCAGCGCCTGCCGATGGTCAGCCTGCTGGCATGGGCGATGCTTTACGGCACGCTGTGCGACGCCGCGCTGGCCTTCGCCATCGCCGGGCCCCCGGTGCTGCCGACCGATGGCGGATACTGGCTGGGCACCGCCTACCTAGCGCTGTTTGGCTCGGTAGTGACGTTCCCGCTCTATTACACGCTGATCCGCCAGCTGGGCGCCGGGCGCGCGGCTTACAACGGCGTTGCCGTGGTGGTGATCGCGATGCTGTTTTCGACGGCGCTGGAGGGTTATCGCTGGTCGCTGCTGGCAGGGGCCGGGGCGGTGCTGGCCATGGCGGGGCTGGTTGTCGCCCTGAGCGCGCGCAAGCCTTCTACGTAA
- a CDS encoding epimerase has protein sequence MPRLFIFGLGYTARFIAARFERRGWEVISTGSEGTLSFGDEGNVRMALGDADHVLSSVPPGREGRGEPLDPVLDLYADALKGRALSYLSSTGVYGDTGGAWVDESAPIGTGRRTARSEADAAWRALGARVYRLPGIYGPGRSIFERLAEGRAHRIDLPGQVFSRVHVKDIAAGVLAGIAAPGGAYNLADDLPCAQNRLVEEACRLTGTPPPPLQSLEQADLSPMALAFYAENRRVTNGKAKAVLGWRPRYPTYVEGLRALRATTSPAMASTAPAPASSDQR, from the coding sequence ATGCCCCGCCTGTTCATCTTCGGCCTCGGTTACACCGCGCGTTTCATCGCCGCCCGCTTCGAACGGCGCGGCTGGGAAGTGATCTCCACCGGCAGCGAAGGCACTCTCTCCTTCGGCGACGAGGGTAATGTGCGGATGGCGCTCGGCGATGCCGATCATGTGCTTTCCTCCGTGCCGCCGGGCCGCGAGGGGCGCGGCGAACCGCTCGACCCGGTGCTGGATCTTTACGCGGATGCGCTGAAAGGACGGGCGCTGTCCTATCTGTCCTCCACCGGCGTCTACGGCGACACCGGCGGCGCCTGGGTGGACGAAAGTGCACCGATCGGCACCGGCCGCCGCACCGCGCGGTCCGAGGCGGACGCGGCATGGCGGGCGCTGGGGGCACGGGTCTACCGCCTGCCCGGCATCTACGGCCCCGGCCGCTCGATCTTCGAGCGCCTGGCCGAGGGCCGGGCCCACCGCATCGATCTGCCCGGGCAGGTATTCAGCCGCGTCCATGTCAAGGATATCGCCGCCGGGGTCCTCGCCGGGATCGCCGCGCCGGGCGGAGCGTACAACCTTGCCGACGACCTGCCCTGCGCGCAGAACCGGCTGGTGGAGGAAGCCTGCCGCCTTACCGGCACGCCGCCGCCGCCCCTGCAATCGCTGGAGCAGGCAGACCTCTCACCGATGGCACTGGCGTTCTATGCCGAGAACCGGCGTGTCACCAACGGCAAGGCCAAGGCCGTGCTGGGCTGGCGCCCGCGCTATCCCACTTACGTAGAAGGCTTGCGCGCGCTCAGGGCGACAACCAGCCCCGCCATGGCCAGCACCGCCCCGGCCCCTGCCAGCAGCGACCAGCGATAA
- a CDS encoding diacylglycerol kinase family protein yields MFLDDFADGRHYIAPVHGSIYEFETLPIFGELGRHNGAHTVRPARRGRAVPLVGIVRNPRSHRNKGKTPEMADCSNILTQTPSTREELHYTLAEFARRGIDYLVVDGGDGTVRDVLSCGADIFGDDWPTLVVLPKGKTNALAVDLGLPNHWSLTQAMAAAHRGETLARRPMRLTPSDGKGRGVLGFVLGTGIFALATEAGQEAHRRGAFNSFAVGLSILAAIVGALFGRAGNVWRACTPTRIVDRRSGRHLPYDGRGNPGERFLTFATTFERFPLGARPFGRNPGAGLKLAVMDSPVRWIVALLPAIMFGLQGKFLTRNGAKRFSVNNIDLDIGGSFILDGEAFPAGRYVLDEGPQINFVVP; encoded by the coding sequence ATGTTTCTTGATGATTTTGCGGACGGGCGTCACTACATAGCGCCCGTGCACGGAAGCATTTACGAATTTGAGACGCTGCCGATTTTCGGTGAGCTTGGCCGCCACAACGGCGCCCACACGGTACGCCCCGCGCGTCGTGGACGGGCGGTTCCGCTTGTCGGCATCGTGCGCAATCCGCGCAGCCACCGCAACAAGGGCAAGACGCCCGAAATGGCGGATTGCTCCAATATTCTGACGCAGACGCCCAGCACCCGCGAGGAACTGCACTACACGCTGGCGGAATTCGCCCGGCGCGGCATCGACTACCTCGTGGTCGACGGCGGCGACGGCACCGTGCGCGATGTGCTGTCCTGCGGCGCCGACATCTTCGGGGACGACTGGCCGACCTTGGTGGTCCTGCCCAAGGGAAAGACCAACGCACTGGCCGTCGATCTGGGCCTGCCCAACCACTGGTCGCTGACGCAGGCGATGGCCGCCGCGCACCGGGGTGAAACCCTGGCTCGCCGGCCGATGCGGCTCACCCCGTCCGACGGCAAGGGACGCGGCGTGCTTGGCTTCGTGCTGGGCACCGGCATTTTCGCGCTGGCGACCGAGGCCGGGCAGGAAGCCCACCGCCGCGGCGCCTTCAACAGCTTTGCCGTGGGGCTTTCCATTCTGGCCGCCATCGTCGGCGCCCTGTTCGGCCGCGCCGGAAATGTCTGGCGCGCCTGCACCCCCACCCGCATCGTCGACCGCCGCAGCGGCCGCCACCTGCCTTATGACGGGCGCGGCAATCCGGGTGAGCGGTTCCTGACCTTCGCCACCACGTTCGAGCGGTTCCCGCTGGGCGCGCGGCCGTTCGGGCGCAATCCCGGCGCCGGCCTCAAGCTGGCGGTGATGGATTCGCCGGTGCGCTGGATCGTCGCGCTGCTGCCGGCGATCATGTTCGGTCTTCAGGGCAAGTTCCTGACCCGCAACGGTGCCAAGCGTTTCAGCGTGAACAACATCGACCTCGACATCGGCGGCTCGTTCATCCTCGACGGCGAGGCTTTCCCCGCCGGCCGCTACGTGCTGGACGAAGGCCCGCAGATCAACTTCGTGGTGCCCTGA
- a CDS encoding sugar phosphate nucleotidyltransferase — MIEHAILLSAGQGSRLLPLTAERPKCLIDFSGRSLIAWQIEMLARCGVKRIDVVTGFMTDMLEAHLAAIRDPRVEIAIRFNPFFKVADNLGSCWIVREAMRGDFLILNGDTLVSEDIVRKVLEGSLGPDGKPWPVTVTVDIKAEGYDSDDMKVERAEDGRLVHIGKTLTAAESNAESIGFLAFRGEGVELFRETVRKAMRTPEGVQHWYLKVIDSIAPTGKVGTVSIEGLDWAEVDFLNDIEIATKLTDTWA, encoded by the coding sequence ATGATAGAACACGCCATCCTTCTCAGCGCCGGCCAGGGTTCGCGCCTTCTGCCGCTCACCGCAGAGCGTCCCAAGTGCCTGATCGACTTCTCGGGCCGCTCGCTGATCGCATGGCAGATCGAGATGCTGGCCCGCTGCGGCGTGAAGCGCATCGACGTGGTCACCGGGTTCATGACCGATATGCTGGAGGCGCACCTTGCCGCGATCCGCGATCCGCGCGTGGAAATCGCCATCCGTTTCAACCCTTTCTTCAAGGTGGCCGACAATCTCGGTTCCTGCTGGATCGTGCGTGAGGCGATGCGCGGCGACTTCCTGATCCTCAACGGCGACACGCTGGTGTCGGAAGATATCGTGCGCAAGGTTCTCGAAGGCTCGCTCGGCCCCGACGGCAAGCCCTGGCCGGTGACGGTCACCGTCGACATCAAGGCGGAAGGTTACGACAGCGACGACATGAAGGTCGAGCGCGCGGAAGATGGCCGTCTCGTTCATATCGGCAAGACGCTGACCGCCGCCGAGTCGAACGCCGAATCGATCGGCTTCCTCGCCTTCCGGGGCGAAGGCGTCGAACTGTTCCGCGAAACCGTGCGCAAGGCCATGCGCACCCCCGAGGGCGTGCAGCACTGGTATCTCAAGGTGATCGATTCGATCGCCCCCACCGGCAAGGTCGGCACCGTCTCGATCGAGGGCCTCGACTGGGCCGAAGTGGACTTCCTCAACGACATCGAAATCGCGACGAAGCTGACCGACACCTGGGCGTAA
- a CDS encoding lipopolysaccharide biosynthesis protein, translating into MPAKRDRQESATPLGRILQNTAWLLGGKGFGAICGLAYLAIQTRTLGLKDFGHFALIFGTAQALTSIAGFQSWRVAVRYGSEHVHNKDWGKFGRLAMLCGMIDAVGAVIGCVFAAIVIFGFAHVLDLNPKYVDVAFWYCCISLWALVSAPTGVVRALNRFDMAVYVEAIVPSGRLVAALIIWATGPSVGRFLAAWAAVDILEAVLYWYMARRLSPESIRLSNFGKWRQALAENPGVARFFFITYGGSSIDAAMKNGPLLVVGGWVGTRAAGLYRLASQLSQALSKLSTLLTRSVYAEVARVRVASKAEEFRKLAVQTTMIAGVAGLAVVAVAVLAGEQLLAMIGGEAFESGAGILVPLAIASSFDLASVAFEPVLHSTGKARHSLVARLIAVVALGFGLWRFIPIGPSGAAWAVALAGAVSYLVMGLMAWRTLRQVEAGKIAIGVEDDPLE; encoded by the coding sequence ATGCCCGCCAAACGCGACCGCCAGGAGAGTGCCACTCCGCTAGGGCGGATACTCCAGAACACCGCCTGGCTGCTTGGCGGAAAGGGCTTCGGCGCGATCTGCGGCCTGGCCTACCTTGCCATTCAGACGCGCACGCTTGGCCTGAAGGACTTCGGCCACTTTGCGCTTATCTTCGGCACCGCGCAGGCGCTGACCTCGATCGCCGGCTTCCAGAGCTGGCGTGTGGCGGTGCGCTACGGGTCGGAGCATGTCCATAACAAGGACTGGGGCAAGTTTGGCCGCCTGGCGATGCTGTGCGGCATGATCGACGCCGTGGGCGCGGTGATCGGCTGCGTTTTCGCCGCAATCGTGATCTTCGGTTTCGCCCATGTGCTGGACCTTAACCCCAAGTACGTCGACGTCGCCTTCTGGTACTGCTGCATCTCGCTGTGGGCGCTGGTTTCCGCGCCGACCGGGGTGGTGCGCGCGCTTAACCGGTTCGACATGGCGGTCTACGTCGAGGCGATCGTGCCGAGCGGGCGGCTTGTCGCCGCGCTGATCATCTGGGCGACGGGCCCTTCGGTCGGCCGTTTCCTGGCAGCATGGGCGGCGGTCGATATCCTCGAAGCCGTGCTCTACTGGTACATGGCGCGCAGGCTCAGCCCCGAATCGATACGTCTTTCCAACTTCGGCAAGTGGCGCCAGGCGCTGGCGGAAAATCCCGGCGTTGCGCGGTTCTTCTTCATCACTTACGGCGGCTCGTCGATCGATGCGGCCATGAAGAACGGCCCGCTGCTCGTGGTCGGCGGCTGGGTGGGCACCCGCGCTGCCGGTCTCTACCGCCTTGCCTCGCAGCTTTCGCAGGCGCTCAGCAAACTTTCGACGCTGCTCACCCGCTCGGTCTATGCCGAAGTCGCGCGCGTGCGCGTGGCCTCCAAGGCAGAGGAATTCCGCAAGCTGGCGGTGCAGACGACGATGATCGCCGGTGTTGCCGGCCTTGCCGTGGTTGCCGTCGCGGTGCTCGCAGGCGAGCAGCTGCTGGCGATGATCGGCGGCGAGGCTTTCGAAAGCGGTGCAGGCATTCTGGTGCCACTCGCCATCGCCTCCAGCTTCGATCTTGCCAGCGTGGCGTTCGAGCCGGTGCTGCATTCGACCGGCAAGGCGCGCCATTCGCTGGTAGCACGGCTGATCGCGGTTGTCGCGCTGGGCTTTGGCCTGTGGCGGTTCATCCCCATCGGCCCCAGCGGCGCAGCCTGGGCCGTGGCCCTTGCCGGCGCGGTTTCCTACCTTGTGATGGGCCTGATGGCCTGGCGCACCTTGCGGCAGGTCGAGGCCGGCAAGATCGCCATCGGCGTTGAGGACGACCCGCTGGAGTAG
- a CDS encoding CDP-alcohol phosphatidyltransferase family protein: MVQEKQAMPVVTIGENFVKLWGLTMARRVARIARAAGLVSLDEVPAGPAILSNAAHAWDPAWFGNITGRPGVVLTLGGVPALAHAVDGGQAARIAQAMMQGTPLADIAGLEVIAYEDGPTVENKQLRKRETPFLMPLVPETVRAIERASYFGAYKGVTDVLTKYLWPEWALVLTRICAKLGITPNMVTSVGAVFCVVATVLFAYGHYWAGMATGLVFMVLDTVDGKLARCTITSSAWGNVFDHGMDLVHPPFWWWFWATGLSFWGMAYDPVTFWWVQGAIQGGYIVQRLIEGAFMRQNGMMHIHVWTRFDSWFRLITARRNPNMVILFVAMIFSRPDLGLIAVAWWTAFSCLIHAVRLVQAWTVRARGGKITSWLSEG; the protein is encoded by the coding sequence ATGGTGCAGGAAAAGCAGGCAATGCCGGTCGTAACGATCGGCGAGAATTTCGTGAAGCTCTGGGGGCTGACGATGGCCCGGCGCGTGGCGCGGATCGCGCGGGCGGCGGGGCTGGTTTCACTGGACGAGGTGCCTGCGGGCCCGGCGATCCTCTCCAACGCGGCCCATGCCTGGGACCCGGCGTGGTTTGGAAACATCACTGGCCGGCCCGGCGTGGTGCTCACTTTGGGGGGCGTTCCGGCGCTCGCCCATGCCGTGGATGGCGGGCAGGCCGCCCGAATCGCGCAGGCCATGATGCAGGGCACGCCGCTGGCGGATATCGCCGGGCTGGAGGTGATCGCCTATGAAGACGGGCCGACCGTCGAGAACAAGCAGCTTAGAAAGCGCGAGACGCCGTTCCTCATGCCGCTCGTCCCCGAAACGGTGCGAGCGATAGAGCGGGCCAGCTATTTCGGCGCCTACAAGGGCGTAACCGACGTGCTGACCAAGTATCTCTGGCCCGAATGGGCGCTGGTCCTCACCCGCATCTGCGCGAAGCTGGGGATCACCCCCAATATGGTCACCAGCGTGGGCGCGGTGTTCTGCGTCGTTGCCACGGTGCTGTTCGCCTATGGCCACTACTGGGCGGGGATGGCGACGGGTCTGGTGTTCATGGTGCTGGATACCGTGGACGGCAAGCTGGCGCGCTGCACGATCACGTCCTCTGCCTGGGGCAATGTGTTCGATCACGGCATGGACCTTGTCCATCCGCCGTTTTGGTGGTGGTTCTGGGCGACTGGCCTTAGCTTTTGGGGCATGGCCTACGATCCGGTCACCTTCTGGTGGGTGCAGGGCGCGATTCAGGGCGGCTATATCGTCCAGCGCCTGATCGAAGGCGCCTTCATGCGCCAGAACGGCATGATGCACATCCATGTGTGGACTCGTTTCGACAGCTGGTTCCGCCTGATCACCGCGCGGCGCAATCCGAATATGGTGATCCTGTTTGTCGCCATGATCTTTTCGCGGCCCGATCTTGGCCTGATCGCGGTGGCCTGGTGGACGGCGTTCTCATGCCTGATCCACGCCGTGCGGCTGGTTCAGGCCTGGACCGTGCGGGCGCGCGGAGGCAAGATCACCTCCTGGCTTTCGGAAGGCTGA
- a CDS encoding GNAT family N-acetyltransferase, whose translation MVSVTITKHETGSTGEYHAHVADSDHIGRLTWTARGGVHYAEHTLVPQEIGGRGVAGRLVEAMVADARENGFKIGPMCSYVAVAFQRHPEWADVKG comes from the coding sequence ATGGTCAGCGTCACCATCACCAAGCACGAAACCGGCTCCACCGGCGAATACCACGCCCATGTGGCGGACAGCGACCACATCGGCCGCCTGACATGGACGGCGCGCGGCGGCGTGCACTACGCCGAACACACGCTGGTCCCGCAGGAGATCGGCGGGCGCGGCGTTGCGGGAAGGCTGGTGGAGGCGATGGTCGCCGACGCACGGGAGAACGGATTCAAGATCGGGCCGATGTGCAGCTACGTCGCCGTTGCCTTCCAGCGCCACCCGGAATGGGCGGACGTAAAGGGATAG
- a CDS encoding low specificity L-threonine aldolase, whose amino-acid sequence MQFTSDNAAAVHPAVWKAMMAADTPDAPYDNDALSRSLDGAFSALFGRECAVLWTATGTAANCLALASLVPPHGAAVCHREAHIEMDEAGAPGFFLHGAKLLLADGASAKVTPQTLAAVVDTIRDDVHQVQPHAVSITQASEYGCVYRPDEVAAIAAFAKARGLGLHMDGARFANAAAYLGCTPAEAAGDVDVLSFGFVKNGGMSAEAIVFFDVEAAKAIRYRRKRAGHLQSKGRFMAAQILALLENDLWLDNARAANAAAAEIAAAAPGRLLHPVEANEVFLTCTAAEREALRGAGFAFYDWGADAARLVTSWNARAEHVGPLAKAIASL is encoded by the coding sequence ATGCAGTTCACCTCCGACAATGCCGCCGCCGTGCATCCCGCCGTCTGGAAGGCGATGATGGCGGCCGATACCCCCGATGCGCCTTACGATAACGACGCGCTGAGCCGCAGCCTGGACGGAGCGTTTTCCGCCCTGTTCGGGCGCGAGTGCGCGGTGCTGTGGACCGCGACCGGCACTGCGGCAAACTGCCTCGCGCTTGCCTCGCTGGTGCCGCCGCACGGCGCGGCCGTGTGCCACCGCGAGGCGCATATCGAGATGGACGAGGCCGGCGCGCCCGGTTTCTTTCTTCACGGCGCCAAGCTGCTGCTGGCGGACGGCGCCAGCGCCAAGGTCACCCCGCAGACGCTGGCGGCGGTGGTCGATACTATCCGCGACGACGTCCACCAGGTTCAGCCCCACGCGGTCTCGATCACCCAGGCCAGCGAATATGGCTGCGTCTACCGCCCGGACGAGGTTGCCGCCATCGCTGCCTTCGCGAAAGCGCGCGGGCTTGGCCTGCACATGGACGGCGCCCGCTTCGCCAATGCGGCGGCGTATCTGGGCTGCACCCCGGCCGAGGCGGCGGGCGATGTCGACGTGCTGAGCTTCGGCTTCGTCAAGAACGGCGGGATGAGCGCCGAGGCCATCGTCTTCTTCGACGTCGAGGCCGCGAAGGCGATCCGCTATCGCCGCAAGCGCGCCGGGCACCTCCAGTCCAAGGGCCGGTTCATGGCCGCGCAGATCCTGGCGCTGCTCGAAAACGACCTGTGGCTGGACAATGCGCGGGCCGCCAATGCTGCCGCGGCCGAGATCGCCGCCGCCGCGCCGGGCCGCCTGCTCCATCCGGTCGAGGCGAACGAGGTGTTCCTGACCTGCACCGCCGCCGAGCGCGAAGCCTTGCGCGGCGCGGGCTTCGCTTTCTACGACTGGGGCGCCGATGCGGCGCGGCTGGTGACTTCGTGGAACGCACGGGCCGAGCATGTCGGGCCGCTGGCGAAAGCGATCGCGTCCTTATGA
- the pepN gene encoding aminopeptidase N has translation MDIASRTAEPVENTQIADAAPPPQAPPVIHREDYLPPAWLIPQVLLDFRLGVDATHVVSALSVTRNPDGNGASTLRLNGDQIAPLAVRVDGREVNDWRLDGPDLLVELTGDAHRVEVETAVNPAANSQLMGLYASNGMLCTQCEAEGFRRITFFPDRPDVLSTYSVKMRGDKAQFPILLANGNCTATGDDQDGTHWAEWHDPWPKPSYLFALVAGDLVANHDTFTTIGGRKVDLNIWVRPGDEDRTQHAMDSLINSMKWDEEAFGREYDLDLFNIVAVSDFNMGAMENKGLNVFNTRYVLADPETATDADYDAVEGVIGHEYFHNWSGNRVTCRDWFQLSLKEGFTVLRDQMFSADMGSAAVKRIEDVRVLRIAQFPEDSGPLAHPIRPDSYQEISNFYTATVYNKGAEVIRMMRTMAGPERFRAGTDLYFERHDGEAATCEDFVKAIEDGAGLDLTQFRLWYSQAGTPQLTVELDHDGARTTLTLTQAVPATPGQPKKQPVPIPLRIALYDRDSGAHSGEQLIVLDKETGSFTFDGFAKPPVLSINRGFSAPVAIDFARANEDLVFLAAHDDDPFARYEAMQGLVVQHLVAAVSGRLDDAGHAEGRAAIGAAFAAVIADPELDDLMRGELMILPAETYLAEQLLVADPGAIHAEREALKAWLGSECGEGLKALHDRAAAVPYGRDAAARGARKIKTQALTLIAAGDPAEGARRALAQYRAADTMTDRQGALMVLASLDAPERAEALADFRQRYSGNALVIDKWFSLQGSAFHPQVLDHIKALAGHGDFTMTNPNRVRALYMAAASNPIAFHDEGGEGYRMIGELIRKLDPVNPQTAARFVPVLGRWRRIEPVRAALMRAELERIAAVPTLSRDVREQVTKSLG, from the coding sequence ATGGATATCGCCAGCAGAACCGCCGAGCCCGTGGAAAACACCCAGATCGCAGATGCCGCGCCGCCGCCGCAGGCGCCGCCGGTGATCCACCGCGAGGATTACCTGCCGCCTGCCTGGCTGATCCCGCAGGTCCTGCTGGACTTCCGCCTGGGCGTGGATGCCACGCATGTCGTCTCGGCGCTGTCGGTAACCCGCAACCCGGACGGTAACGGCGCGTCGACGCTGCGCCTCAACGGCGACCAGATCGCCCCGCTCGCCGTGCGCGTCGACGGGCGCGAGGTGAACGACTGGCGGCTCGACGGGCCGGACCTGCTGGTCGAACTGACCGGCGACGCACATCGGGTCGAGGTCGAAACTGCCGTCAATCCGGCTGCCAACAGCCAGCTCATGGGCCTTTACGCCTCGAACGGGATGCTGTGCACGCAGTGCGAGGCGGAAGGGTTCCGCCGCATCACCTTCTTCCCCGACCGTCCCGATGTGCTGTCCACTTATTCGGTGAAGATGCGCGGCGACAAGGCGCAGTTCCCGATCCTGCTGGCGAACGGCAACTGCACCGCCACCGGCGACGACCAGGACGGCACCCACTGGGCCGAGTGGCACGATCCCTGGCCCAAGCCGAGCTACCTTTTTGCCCTTGTCGCGGGCGATCTGGTCGCCAATCACGATACTTTCACGACCATCGGCGGGCGCAAGGTGGACCTCAACATCTGGGTCCGCCCGGGCGACGAGGACCGCACGCAGCACGCGATGGACTCGCTCATCAATTCGATGAAGTGGGACGAGGAAGCCTTCGGGCGCGAGTATGACCTCGACCTGTTTAACATCGTCGCCGTGTCCGATTTCAACATGGGCGCGATGGAGAACAAGGGCCTCAACGTCTTCAACACCCGCTATGTCCTAGCCGACCCGGAAACCGCCACCGACGCGGACTACGACGCGGTCGAGGGGGTGATCGGCCACGAATACTTCCACAACTGGTCGGGCAACCGTGTGACCTGCCGCGACTGGTTCCAGCTGAGCCTCAAGGAAGGCTTCACGGTGCTGCGTGACCAGATGTTCAGCGCGGACATGGGCTCTGCGGCGGTCAAGCGGATCGAGGACGTGCGCGTCCTGCGTATCGCCCAGTTCCCCGAGGATTCCGGTCCGCTGGCTCACCCGATTCGCCCCGATTCCTATCAGGAAATCAGCAACTTCTACACCGCGACCGTCTACAACAAGGGCGCCGAGGTGATTCGCATGATGCGCACCATGGCCGGGCCCGAGCGGTTCCGCGCAGGCACCGACCTTTACTTCGAGCGCCATGACGGCGAAGCGGCGACCTGTGAGGACTTCGTCAAGGCGATCGAAGATGGCGCCGGGCTGGATCTCACCCAGTTCCGCCTCTGGTACTCGCAGGCGGGCACGCCGCAGCTAACGGTAGAGCTGGACCACGATGGCGCCCGAACGACACTGACCCTGACGCAGGCCGTACCGGCAACGCCGGGCCAGCCGAAGAAGCAGCCGGTGCCGATCCCGCTGCGCATCGCCCTCTACGACCGTGACAGCGGCGCGCATTCGGGCGAGCAGTTGATCGTGCTCGACAAGGAGACAGGCAGCTTCACTTTCGACGGTTTCGCCAAACCTCCGGTGCTGTCGATCAACCGCGGCTTTTCCGCTCCTGTCGCGATCGACTTCGCGCGGGCCAACGAGGACCTCGTGTTCCTGGCGGCGCATGACGACGATCCGTTCGCCCGCTACGAGGCGATGCAGGGCCTGGTCGTGCAGCATCTGGTCGCAGCGGTGAGCGGACGGCTTGACGATGCCGGCCATGCCGAGGGGCGCGCCGCGATCGGCGCGGCTTTCGCGGCAGTGATCGCCGATCCCGAACTCGACGACCTGATGCGCGGTGAACTGATGATCCTGCCCGCCGAGACATACCTCGCCGAACAGCTGCTCGTTGCCGATCCCGGCGCCATCCATGCCGAACGCGAAGCGCTGAAGGCGTGGCTCGGCAGCGAATGCGGCGAGGGCCTGAAAGCCCTGCATGACCGCGCGGCGGCGGTGCCCTACGGGCGCGATGCGGCGGCGCGCGGAGCCCGCAAGATCAAGACCCAGGCGCTTACCCTGATCGCCGCCGGCGACCCGGCCGAAGGCGCAAGGCGCGCACTGGCGCAGTACCGGGCGGCCGATACCATGACCGACCGTCAGGGCGCGCTCATGGTCCTCGCCAGCCTCGACGCGCCAGAGCGGGCCGAGGCACTGGCCGATTTCCGCCAGCGGTATAGCGGCAATGCGCTGGTCATCGACAAGTGGTTCTCGCTTCAGGGCAGCGCGTTCCACCCTCAGGTTCTGGATCATATCAAGGCGCTGGCGGGGCACGGGGACTTCACCATGACCAACCCCAACCGGGTGCGCGCGCTCTACATGGCGGCCGCCAGCAACCCCATCGCGTTCCATGACGAGGGCGGCGAGGGTTACCGCATGATCGGTGAACTGATCCGCAAGCTGGACCCGGTGAACCCGCAGACCGCCGCGCGCTTCGTGCCCGTTCTGGGCCGCTGGCGGCGGATAGAGCCAGTGCGCGCCGCCCTGATGCGCGCCGAACTGGAACGCATCGCCGCCGTGCCGACACTGTCGCGCGACGTGCGCGAGCAGGTGACCAAGAGCCTTGGCTGA